One genomic region from Rubinisphaera margarita encodes:
- a CDS encoding class I SAM-dependent methyltransferase produces the protein MEVAHLHELSELEQTYWWHIAKRELVTHWLQEHVPAPARVIEGGIGSAGNLLAFQDRGYDVAGLDIMPEAVAYGKERGIEDVHVHDLGQPWPFEADSADAVVLLDVIEHVEDPIAVLEHAARVLKPEGKLLLTVPAYQWLFGTWDEALGHYRRYTSRRLEQQTVAAGFQTLQLTHWNSFTLPAAVGVRTWQKLCPQRKSAEFPRVSPLVNQLLLGCASFERACSRFVNIPCGLSVAGVFSKRAIPADVNRNLSRSISSVERGSHGH, from the coding sequence ATGGAAGTAGCTCATCTGCACGAGCTCTCGGAACTGGAGCAGACCTACTGGTGGCACATCGCCAAACGCGAGCTTGTCACCCACTGGTTGCAGGAACATGTTCCCGCTCCGGCTCGCGTGATTGAAGGCGGCATCGGTTCCGCGGGGAATCTGCTGGCCTTTCAGGACCGGGGCTACGACGTCGCCGGGCTCGACATCATGCCCGAGGCGGTTGCTTACGGCAAAGAGCGGGGCATTGAAGATGTTCACGTTCACGATCTGGGACAGCCCTGGCCGTTCGAAGCTGACTCGGCGGATGCGGTCGTTCTGCTCGACGTAATCGAACATGTCGAAGACCCGATCGCCGTGCTCGAACACGCGGCCCGCGTGCTGAAACCGGAAGGCAAACTGTTGTTGACCGTGCCGGCCTATCAATGGCTCTTCGGAACCTGGGATGAGGCACTCGGGCACTATCGCCGCTATACAAGCCGTCGTCTGGAACAGCAGACCGTCGCCGCCGGGTTTCAGACACTGCAGTTGACCCACTGGAATTCATTCACACTCCCAGCCGCCGTCGGCGTCCGCACCTGGCAGAAGCTCTGCCCGCAACGAAAGTCGGCCGAGTTTCCCCGCGTCAGTCCCTTAGTGAATCAGTTGCTGCTCGGCTGTGCCTCGTTCGAGCGGGCCTGCAGTCGTTTTGTGAACATCCCCTGTGGCCTCTCAGTCGCGGGTGTGTTCTCGAAACGTGCCATTCCCGCCGACGTGAATCGGAACCTGTCCCGGTCCATCTCCTCGGTCGAAAGGGGATCTCATGGTCACTGA
- a CDS encoding GH3 auxin-responsive promoter family protein yields the protein MFSQLISAHIPTALRPGLQLANSWQFGQFHKKLLNAPQQQQDWLMRRIRGCRETGFGRDHGFAEIRTLEDFRRQVPVSEYAYFAPYIDAVAAGRTEALVPAHEKLQRFTITTGSSGTPKLNPVTNVWLKELKQAWAIWGMKYFADHPTHIGDKVLQMAGIWEMGKTSGGYSISMVSALLARVQNPLLRPFYAVPSDLNDIKDPEVRYYTALRLTITERIGWILLMNPGTLIRLAEIGDQYKEDLIRDLRDGTLSERFDIPRSLRALLARRTERPNALAAQQLEAIVNQTGRLLPRDYWNKPVISCWLGGTAGYQSRYLHEYFGDSPLRDMGLVSSEGRHTIPIEDTEPRGVPSLTSGFYEYVPVEEAGKPHPDVVEGHELIEGQDYYLLMTTSAGYYRFSIGDIVRCRGFVGKAPLLEFIQKGTRVGDLEGEKLTEHQIIEAAHDTAADLGIELGLFTAVARRLEHQHPRYDFLVEVDSLPDAGLAQRFLQLLDEKLEGKNFLWRARRREGVLANPNLIRLPSGRWEQYIAEEVERRGTGDFQYKHPGLVLDGSWVDQFTPVDIIPLKSN from the coding sequence ATGTTTTCTCAACTGATCAGCGCCCACATTCCGACGGCCCTTCGTCCCGGACTCCAACTGGCCAATTCGTGGCAGTTCGGCCAGTTCCACAAGAAGCTGCTCAACGCACCGCAGCAACAGCAGGACTGGCTGATGCGGCGGATTCGCGGCTGCCGGGAGACCGGCTTCGGCCGAGATCATGGCTTCGCCGAGATTCGCACTCTCGAAGACTTCCGCCGACAGGTGCCGGTTTCGGAATACGCTTACTTCGCGCCCTACATCGATGCCGTCGCCGCCGGGCGGACTGAAGCTCTGGTTCCCGCTCATGAGAAACTGCAGCGGTTCACAATTACAACCGGCAGCAGCGGAACTCCCAAGCTCAACCCGGTCACGAATGTCTGGCTCAAGGAACTGAAGCAGGCGTGGGCGATCTGGGGCATGAAGTACTTCGCCGATCATCCCACGCATATTGGCGACAAGGTTCTGCAGATGGCCGGCATCTGGGAGATGGGAAAGACCTCGGGCGGTTACTCCATCAGCATGGTCAGTGCCCTGCTGGCCCGCGTGCAGAATCCGCTGTTGCGACCCTTTTACGCCGTGCCGAGTGATCTGAATGACATCAAAGATCCCGAGGTTCGATATTACACCGCACTGCGACTGACGATCACCGAACGGATCGGCTGGATTCTGCTGATGAATCCTGGAACGCTGATTCGACTTGCCGAGATTGGCGATCAGTACAAAGAGGATCTCATCCGCGATCTGCGGGACGGAACACTTTCGGAACGATTCGACATTCCGCGTTCGTTGCGGGCGCTGCTGGCACGCCGTACCGAGCGCCCCAACGCTCTCGCCGCACAGCAGCTCGAAGCGATCGTCAATCAGACGGGGCGTCTGCTGCCTCGCGATTACTGGAACAAGCCAGTGATCAGTTGCTGGCTCGGTGGAACCGCCGGATATCAGTCGCGATATCTCCACGAATACTTCGGAGATTCGCCGTTGCGGGACATGGGGCTCGTCTCGAGCGAAGGTCGACACACCATCCCGATCGAAGACACCGAACCTCGGGGCGTCCCGTCCCTCACTTCGGGCTTTTATGAATACGTCCCGGTCGAAGAAGCCGGGAAGCCCCATCCGGACGTCGTGGAAGGGCACGAACTGATCGAAGGTCAGGACTACTACCTGCTGATGACGACATCGGCTGGGTATTATCGTTTCAGCATCGGCGACATCGTTCGCTGCCGCGGATTCGTCGGCAAGGCTCCGCTGCTGGAGTTCATTCAGAAAGGGACGCGTGTCGGAGATCTCGAAGGCGAAAAGCTGACCGAACATCAGATCATCGAAGCGGCTCACGATACCGCAGCCGATCTGGGAATCGAACTCGGGCTGTTCACGGCTGTCGCACGGCGTCTGGAGCATCAGCATCCGCGTTATGACTTCCTGGTCGAAGTCGACTCGCTCCCCGATGCGGGTCTCGCTCAGCGGTTCCTGCAATTGCTCGATGAGAAGCTGGAAGGCAAAAACTTCCTGTGGCGGGCGCGACGTCGCGAGGGCGTGCTCGCCAACCCGAACCTGATTCGGTTACCATCCGGACGCTGGGAACAGTACATTGCCGAGGAAGTCGAGCGACGCGGAACCGGAGATTTTCAGTACAAACATCCGGGACTTGTCCTGGACGGAAGCTGGGTCGATCAGTTCACGCCGGTCGATATCATCCCGCTGAAATCGAATTGA
- a CDS encoding sugar transferase — translation MSNVTLEPKHPGEMIVPVYRQEQELGDIVAYSHGDASNCDFESIEAKWVSQLHLSLPRENVHCLSLRTRLAKRSLDLLVASTLLVLLAPVMLLTAIAVKLTSPGPAIFRQKRVGLNLRKNRPDRRQLELGPPSELGERRTSDSDRRTKAKYGREFTLYKFRTMRTDAEKHGAQFAQKNDPRVTSLGRFMRKTRLDELPQLLNVIRGEMSMVGPRPERPEFIAGLSEEIPNYVQRLGLKPGLTGLAQIENGYDNNTESFRRKVVYDLLYLQNCCFWNDIKILFRTIRVVMTGSGAL, via the coding sequence ATGAGCAATGTCACCCTGGAGCCTAAGCATCCCGGCGAGATGATCGTTCCCGTCTATCGGCAGGAACAGGAACTCGGAGACATCGTCGCTTACAGCCACGGAGATGCCTCGAACTGCGACTTCGAATCGATCGAAGCGAAATGGGTCAGCCAGCTGCACTTGTCGCTGCCGCGTGAAAACGTTCATTGTCTGTCGCTGCGAACACGTCTGGCCAAGCGAAGTCTGGATCTCCTCGTGGCGAGCACACTGCTCGTCCTGCTGGCTCCCGTCATGTTGCTGACCGCGATCGCCGTCAAACTGACTTCCCCCGGCCCCGCCATCTTTCGGCAGAAGCGTGTCGGGCTCAACCTCCGGAAGAACCGCCCGGATCGTCGGCAGCTGGAACTGGGCCCACCGTCCGAACTTGGCGAACGCCGCACATCCGACTCCGATCGCCGCACCAAAGCGAAATACGGGCGGGAGTTCACGCTCTACAAGTTCCGAACGATGCGAACGGACGCCGAAAAGCACGGGGCTCAGTTTGCTCAGAAGAACGATCCCCGCGTCACGTCTCTCGGACGCTTCATGCGTAAAACCCGGCTCGATGAACTGCCGCAGTTACTGAACGTGATTCGCGGCGAGATGTCGATGGTCGGTCCCCGTCCGGAACGGCCGGAGTTCATCGCTGGCCTGTCAGAAGAGATTCCGAACTACGTTCAGCGACTGGGACTCAAGCCCGGTCTGACGGGCCTGGCTCAGATCGAGAACGGTTACGATAACAACACCGAAAGCTTTCGCCGCAAGGTCGTCTACGATCTCCTCTATCTCCAGAACTGCTGCTTCTGGAACGATATCAAGATTCTGTTCCGCACAATTCGCGTCGTCATGACCGGCAGCGGAGCGCTTTAG
- a CDS encoding PP2C family protein-serine/threonine phosphatase translates to MRVLVGWDDTDEAELLSLYLNVDDTDVVVETCWDRFLEQAQTGGNWDAFLIQTSSPDSDTAFHYFQELRKVSADHPVVGAANQEDVYRIARFLTSGMRSYVLRDPNKDYMFLLHSALQSGIDAVRAERERMIAIKLRQEVDAVRKLQESIIPRLLNVPEGYAITGRYESSEISVMGGLPVTMAGGDYYNALSLPDGTIALLVGDASGHGMKACMSIMTLHTLIQMFPSKRYRNPAVFVRDINDNLCRQAVVNDDGGFITLLYGILDPQEHTFEWAAAGHPLPIIQCLKSGEIEERGSTDFVGMPLGIWDEAEYESQKIELPEACRMTLYTDGLAEAFDDGQKTLCEFGVKGIKRILGETSDRTLDETLAALFDASHAHTRGLGRHDDTSVLLVQRD, encoded by the coding sequence ATGCGGGTCTTGGTGGGATGGGATGATACGGACGAAGCGGAACTGCTGAGTCTGTATCTGAACGTTGATGACACGGATGTTGTGGTGGAAACATGCTGGGACCGTTTTCTGGAGCAGGCCCAGACCGGCGGGAACTGGGATGCGTTCCTGATTCAGACCAGTTCTCCTGATTCCGACACGGCGTTTCATTATTTCCAGGAACTCCGAAAGGTCTCGGCCGATCACCCTGTCGTGGGAGCGGCGAACCAGGAGGATGTCTATCGGATCGCACGGTTCCTGACTTCCGGCATGCGGAGCTACGTGCTTCGCGATCCGAATAAGGACTACATGTTCCTGCTTCATTCGGCGCTGCAAAGCGGAATTGATGCCGTTCGAGCTGAGCGGGAACGGATGATCGCGATCAAGCTGCGGCAGGAGGTCGATGCCGTCCGCAAGCTGCAGGAATCAATTATCCCCCGGCTGCTCAATGTGCCGGAAGGATATGCGATCACCGGACGATATGAGTCGTCGGAAATCAGCGTGATGGGCGGGCTTCCCGTGACGATGGCCGGGGGCGACTATTACAACGCGCTCTCCCTGCCGGATGGCACGATCGCGCTGCTGGTCGGCGATGCTTCGGGCCATGGGATGAAGGCGTGCATGTCGATCATGACGCTGCACACGCTCATCCAGATGTTCCCTTCCAAGCGTTACCGCAACCCGGCGGTGTTCGTGCGCGATATCAACGACAATCTCTGCCGGCAGGCGGTCGTCAACGACGACGGTGGCTTCATCACGCTGTTGTACGGCATTCTCGATCCGCAGGAGCATACGTTCGAATGGGCGGCAGCCGGCCATCCGTTGCCTATTATTCAGTGTCTGAAGTCCGGTGAGATCGAAGAACGAGGCTCCACCGATTTTGTCGGCATGCCACTCGGCATCTGGGATGAAGCCGAGTACGAAAGCCAGAAAATCGAACTGCCGGAAGCATGTCGTATGACCCTCTACACCGACGGTCTGGCGGAAGCCTTCGACGACGGTCAGAAGACGCTGTGTGAGTTCGGCGTCAAGGGGATTAAGCGGATTCTCGGCGAGACGTCTGATCGGACACTGGACGAGACACTGGCCGCGCTGTTCGATGCGAGCCATGCTCATACCCGCGGTCTGGGGCGGCACGATGATACGAGCGTGTTGCTGGTGCAGCGGGATTGA
- the folP gene encoding dihydropteroate synthase yields the protein MTADSTAPLLAWKFGRRDYQLGHEPLIMGIVNVTPDSFSDGGHFQQTDAAVAHALRLVGDGADILDIGGESTRPRAEPVTVDDELARVVPVIERLAGQISIPISIDTTKAEVARQSLAAGAEIVNDISGLTFDADMPGVCSDSGAGVVCMHIQGTPQTMQDNPHYEDCVAEIDDWLQDRLATLRQQGIPSERVVLDPGIGFGKTAQHNLEILSSIAAIRSKGRPVLIGHSRKSFLKKLLHREMEERLAGTLGVSIALAEQHTDILRVHDVASVKDALLAWQTIRDAVK from the coding sequence GTGACTGCTGATTCGACCGCTCCCCTGCTCGCCTGGAAATTCGGACGCCGCGATTACCAGCTCGGACACGAACCGCTCATCATGGGCATCGTGAACGTGACGCCGGACAGTTTTTCCGATGGCGGTCACTTTCAACAGACCGATGCAGCCGTCGCACACGCTCTGCGACTGGTCGGCGACGGAGCCGACATTCTCGACATTGGGGGCGAGTCAACAAGGCCTCGAGCAGAGCCGGTTACCGTTGACGACGAACTGGCTCGCGTCGTTCCGGTCATCGAACGCCTTGCCGGACAGATTTCGATTCCGATCTCGATCGACACGACCAAAGCCGAAGTCGCTCGGCAAAGCCTCGCTGCCGGAGCGGAGATCGTGAACGATATTTCCGGCCTGACCTTCGATGCCGACATGCCGGGCGTCTGCAGCGATTCCGGTGCGGGGGTCGTCTGCATGCATATTCAGGGCACGCCCCAGACGATGCAGGACAATCCGCACTATGAAGACTGCGTCGCCGAGATCGACGACTGGCTGCAGGATCGTCTCGCCACGTTGCGACAACAGGGCATTCCTTCGGAACGCGTTGTACTCGACCCCGGTATCGGCTTCGGAAAAACTGCTCAGCACAATCTGGAGATTCTCTCTTCGATCGCAGCCATCCGTAGCAAAGGGCGCCCCGTCCTGATTGGCCACTCCCGCAAAAGCTTCCTGAAGAAGCTGCTCCATCGCGAGATGGAAGAACGGCTCGCAGGCACCCTCGGCGTTTCCATCGCCCTGGCCGAGCAACACACCGACATCCTTCGCGTGCACGACGTCGCCTCGGTGAAAGATGCCCTGCTCGCCTGGCAGACGATCCGCGACGCCGTGAAGTAG
- a CDS encoding DUF1570 domain-containing protein — MIIALIFGLAVTSLRAEEQMIELGVEGSSHVGRLVHHNARECWLLERNGRLTQIKVNNVTGFRVLDQPFSPLSAVEMRSELRREFGTSFEIKGTSKYLVVATEGNADHYGEMLDQFYREFRSHFSVRGFDLPSPEFPMVAIVFPDQEEFANYAARDGIRGVAGLAGYYHRKTNRVALFDPTTSIASVPESMSGRSEVVARVGGQSGLKETLVHEATHQIAFNVGLHSRLGETPKWVIEGLATVFEHPDMRGAMRSSSPIQRINRERYVWFGNYARERRAERALHDLIATDIDFATRTLDAYSEAWAFSFFLMERRKTDYANYMQRISQRDSVGEYSAAERIRDFEESFGTTIQKVEVEFLRYIEGL; from the coding sequence ATGATCATTGCGCTGATCTTCGGGCTGGCGGTGACTTCGCTTCGAGCCGAGGAGCAGATGATTGAACTCGGTGTGGAAGGATCGTCACACGTCGGCCGGCTCGTGCATCACAACGCCCGCGAATGCTGGCTGCTGGAGCGAAACGGGCGGCTGACACAGATCAAAGTCAACAACGTGACGGGATTCCGCGTGCTCGACCAGCCGTTTTCTCCGCTCAGTGCGGTGGAAATGCGATCGGAACTGCGACGCGAATTCGGGACGAGCTTCGAGATCAAAGGAACGAGCAAATATCTCGTGGTCGCGACCGAGGGGAACGCGGACCATTACGGAGAAATGCTCGACCAGTTCTATCGCGAATTTCGCAGTCACTTTTCCGTGCGGGGGTTCGATCTGCCGAGCCCTGAGTTTCCAATGGTCGCGATCGTCTTTCCGGATCAGGAAGAATTCGCGAACTACGCCGCCCGCGACGGGATCCGGGGTGTGGCGGGACTGGCGGGATATTATCACCGGAAAACGAACCGGGTGGCGCTGTTCGATCCGACAACATCCATTGCTTCTGTCCCAGAGTCGATGTCCGGCCGGTCTGAAGTCGTTGCCAGGGTTGGCGGCCAGTCCGGGCTGAAAGAGACGCTTGTTCATGAGGCCACGCATCAAATCGCGTTCAATGTCGGCCTGCATTCCCGGCTCGGCGAAACGCCGAAATGGGTGATCGAGGGGCTGGCCACGGTCTTTGAACACCCGGACATGCGGGGGGCGATGCGGTCGAGCTCGCCGATTCAGCGGATCAATCGGGAACGCTATGTCTGGTTCGGCAACTACGCCCGGGAGCGAAGAGCCGAGCGGGCGTTACACGATCTGATCGCGACCGACATCGATTTCGCGACCCGCACGCTCGATGCCTACAGCGAAGCGTGGGCCTTTTCGTTCTTTCTGATGGAACGGCGGAAAACCGACTACGCGAATTACATGCAGCGGATCTCCCAGCGAGACAGCGTGGGAGAGTATTCGGCTGCGGAGCGGATTCGCGATTTTGAAGAGTCGTTCGGAACAACCATCCAAAAGGTTGAGGTCGAATTCTTACGGTACATCGAAGGGCTGTAG
- a CDS encoding 3-keto-disaccharide hydrolase yields MMRLTCLVLGVLIFGASSGVVSADDFKPLFDGETLDGWVQKGGEAEYRVEDEQIVGTSKKGTPNSFLATEKNYDNFELILEFKPDETLNSGVQIRSNMYDEPKTYTWNVDGKEKSTTVKAGRVHGYQVEIDPSARAWTGGIYDEGRRGWLNNLADNEAARKAFKPGEWNEFRVVANGDSIKTFLNGVPAADLKDDLTSEGFIALQVHSFKEDGHEIRWRNIRIRELP; encoded by the coding sequence ATGATGCGCCTCACGTGCCTGGTGCTGGGTGTTCTGATCTTTGGAGCAAGTTCCGGTGTGGTTTCGGCTGACGACTTCAAGCCGCTGTTCGATGGGGAAACACTCGACGGCTGGGTCCAGAAGGGGGGCGAAGCCGAGTATCGCGTCGAGGACGAACAGATCGTCGGCACCAGCAAGAAGGGAACGCCAAACAGCTTCCTGGCAACCGAGAAGAATTACGACAACTTCGAGCTGATCCTCGAATTCAAGCCGGACGAAACGCTGAATTCTGGCGTCCAGATTCGCAGCAACATGTACGACGAGCCGAAGACATACACCTGGAACGTCGACGGGAAAGAGAAGTCGACCACGGTGAAAGCTGGCCGCGTGCACGGTTATCAGGTGGAAATCGATCCTTCGGCTCGCGCCTGGACCGGGGGAATCTACGACGAAGGACGTCGTGGCTGGCTGAACAACCTGGCTGACAACGAAGCTGCTCGCAAGGCCTTCAAGCCGGGCGAATGGAATGAGTTCCGCGTCGTCGCCAACGGGGACTCCATCAAGACGTTCCTGAACGGCGTTCCGGCTGCCGACCTGAAAGACGACCTGACTTCTGAAGGGTTCATCGCTCTGCAGGTTCACAGCTTCAAAGAAGATGGCCACGAGATCCGCTGGCGAAACATTCGGATTCGTGAACTGCCGTAA
- the rdgB gene encoding RdgB/HAM1 family non-canonical purine NTP pyrophosphatase encodes MTEQPVIVLASRNAKKAAEIEVLLQEVGVSVRPVSEFPSATEVEEDGDSFQANAEKKASQVARQTGHWAIGEDSGLSVDALKGAPGIYSARYSGEGATDASNNEHLQQQLKDVPDSKRGAHYTCHVALADPTGAVRLHVERYCNGLIIREARGTNGFGYDPYFLIREYGKTFGELSPIVKKCISHRARAFHEFVPGLLPLLDEIRASK; translated from the coding sequence GTGACGGAGCAGCCCGTAATCGTGCTGGCGAGCCGCAATGCCAAGAAGGCGGCCGAGATTGAAGTTCTGCTGCAGGAAGTCGGCGTTTCTGTTCGTCCGGTTTCCGAGTTTCCGTCCGCCACGGAAGTGGAGGAAGACGGAGACAGTTTCCAAGCGAACGCCGAGAAGAAGGCATCACAGGTCGCCCGGCAAACCGGGCACTGGGCCATCGGTGAAGACAGTGGACTTTCGGTTGACGCCCTGAAGGGGGCTCCCGGGATTTATTCCGCCCGCTACAGTGGAGAAGGGGCGACCGATGCCTCGAACAACGAGCATCTGCAGCAGCAGTTGAAAGACGTGCCCGATTCCAAACGGGGAGCCCATTACACGTGCCATGTCGCGCTGGCCGATCCGACGGGAGCCGTGCGTCTTCACGTCGAACGCTACTGCAACGGTCTGATCATCCGGGAAGCCCGAGGCACTAACGGCTTCGGCTACGATCCCTATTTTCTGATCCGCGAGTACGGGAAGACGTTCGGTGAACTCTCCCCGATCGTGAAGAAATGCATCAGCCACCGCGCCCGCGCCTTCCATGAATTCGTCCCGGGGCTTTTGCCGCTGCTGGACGAGATTCGCGCGTCGAAGTAA
- a CDS encoding glycosyltransferase family 2 protein has product MVTEPLRSPDTAHISVVLPVFNERDVLETLVERISDVLQQGGWNYEIIFVNDGSSDGSGELLDQISSTQEGVTAVHLSRNFGHQAAVQAGMAQAKGDAVILMDSDLQDDPNALAEFLQTWQRGYDIVYAVRTKRKEQLWKQFLFNSFYRVLNAVSNVRIPLDAGNFSLMDRAVVDTINRLPECDRYLPGLRSWAGYRQIGVVVERAARYDETPRVSLKGLFRLAKTAIFSFSHVPLSMFYAIGAISFLVCFAMAGFSLYHKMITGLAIPGWTSTTMIVSLFGAINAIGIAILGEYAARIYDQVRARPTYIIDRCNSRPVAREHPRPITLDNSPETELLEWVAQNWGDLRNIQRVDAPVPQK; this is encoded by the coding sequence ATGGTCACTGAGCCCCTGCGATCGCCCGACACGGCTCACATTTCCGTTGTCCTGCCGGTCTTCAATGAACGCGATGTTCTCGAAACGCTGGTCGAGCGTATCTCCGACGTCCTGCAACAGGGCGGATGGAACTACGAGATTATCTTTGTGAACGATGGCTCCAGCGACGGCAGCGGCGAACTTCTCGATCAGATCAGTTCGACCCAGGAAGGCGTCACGGCGGTTCATCTCTCTCGCAACTTCGGACATCAGGCCGCCGTGCAGGCGGGGATGGCGCAGGCCAAAGGGGACGCGGTCATTCTGATGGATTCCGATCTTCAGGACGACCCGAACGCGCTGGCCGAGTTTCTGCAGACATGGCAGCGGGGATACGACATCGTTTACGCTGTTCGCACCAAACGGAAAGAACAGCTCTGGAAGCAGTTCCTGTTCAACTCGTTCTATCGTGTGTTGAATGCGGTCTCCAATGTCCGCATTCCGCTCGACGCCGGGAACTTCAGCCTGATGGATCGAGCGGTCGTGGACACGATCAATCGGCTCCCGGAATGCGATCGGTATCTGCCCGGCCTCCGCAGCTGGGCCGGCTATCGGCAGATCGGCGTCGTTGTGGAACGAGCCGCCCGGTACGACGAAACGCCGCGTGTCTCGCTCAAAGGACTCTTCCGTCTTGCCAAGACGGCGATCTTCTCCTTCTCGCACGTGCCGCTGTCGATGTTCTACGCGATCGGAGCCATCTCGTTTCTGGTCTGCTTCGCGATGGCCGGCTTCTCGCTGTATCACAAAATGATTACCGGCCTGGCCATCCCCGGCTGGACATCGACCACGATGATCGTCTCGCTGTTCGGAGCCATCAACGCGATCGGCATCGCCATTCTCGGCGAATACGCGGCTCGAATCTACGACCAGGTCCGTGCCCGACCCACGTACATCATTGACCGCTGCAATTCCAGGCCGGTTGCCCGTGAACACCCCCGGCCGATCACGCTCGACAACTCCCCGGAAACCGAACTCCTCGAATGGGTCGCCCAGAACTGGGGCGACCTTCGCAACATCCAGCGCGTCGACGCCCCGGTTCCACAGAAGTAG
- a CDS encoding GNAT family N-acetyltransferase, which translates to MIRLDDFQGTPEDLAEFITPVWRETYQGRMVYPDWAGDFFRWQMRWDAPGSRRHMIAAYDEDRLIATLLGTSFPVRADNELIRGSIWSWMTIDPEYRGRGLATLLDRDRVRRLQDEQVDLIVSYRYFGSRHSLAEQPKKVQAKPKKFNRTVGLWVRVLDPRTVGRWSLKAVDGWMSRLSFPLAKVPGPGKLDSFIRRATEQDIPRCVELVREQTAGMPLTMAWDESTLRHQLLGSPLVTTLVLERSGAVEGFVSFHILDWVGRMSGKVGIFDLIVTDRLGSGAALALMNAAFRTMVEKGAILTVKVRTGDVPASLMWRCYFVPRPADSHLILQWVSLNREISSRSPIHLLWR; encoded by the coding sequence ATGATCCGACTCGATGATTTTCAGGGAACGCCCGAAGACCTGGCGGAGTTTATCACGCCGGTCTGGAGAGAAACCTATCAGGGACGGATGGTGTATCCTGACTGGGCAGGCGACTTCTTTCGCTGGCAGATGCGGTGGGACGCTCCCGGCTCCCGTCGGCACATGATCGCCGCTTACGACGAAGACCGGCTGATCGCGACACTCCTCGGTACGAGCTTTCCGGTTCGCGCAGATAATGAACTGATCCGGGGCTCGATCTGGAGCTGGATGACGATCGATCCGGAATATCGCGGCCGCGGACTGGCCACGCTTCTCGACCGGGATCGCGTGCGGCGACTGCAGGACGAACAGGTCGATCTGATCGTCAGCTATCGCTACTTCGGTTCCCGCCATTCCCTCGCCGAACAGCCGAAGAAGGTCCAGGCGAAACCGAAGAAATTCAATCGCACGGTTGGCTTGTGGGTCCGTGTGCTCGATCCCCGGACGGTGGGCCGCTGGTCTCTGAAAGCGGTGGATGGCTGGATGTCGCGGCTCTCTTTTCCGCTTGCGAAAGTCCCGGGACCGGGAAAACTCGACTCGTTCATCCGTCGCGCGACCGAGCAGGACATTCCGCGCTGCGTGGAACTGGTCCGCGAACAGACAGCCGGCATGCCGTTGACGATGGCCTGGGATGAGTCGACGCTGCGTCATCAACTGTTGGGAAGTCCGCTGGTCACCACGCTGGTCCTTGAGCGATCGGGAGCCGTGGAAGGCTTTGTGAGCTTCCATATTCTCGACTGGGTGGGTCGAATGTCCGGTAAAGTCGGCATCTTTGATTTGATCGTCACCGATCGACTCGGATCCGGGGCAGCCCTGGCACTCATGAATGCGGCTTTCCGCACAATGGTTGAAAAAGGCGCAATCCTTACAGTTAAGGTCCGAACCGGAGATGTCCCAGCTTCTCTAATGTGGCGGTGTTATTTCGTTCCCAGACCGGCCGATTCCCATCTTATACTTCAGTGGGTGAGTCTGAACCGGGAGATTTCCAGCCGTTCCCCGATTCATCTGCTCTGGCGCTGA